The Arachis duranensis voucher Yi14725-KUN plastid, complete genome genome segment TTTTGAAACATTGAAAAAAGTTATCTATTGAGTCATTTATAGAATAAGAAATCTTCTTCTTATTAAGAACTCAACGGGACCCCCTCGAATTCATCAACAAAAAGAGTGGATCCCTGTTGAGTTCTTCTTACACGTTCATTTTGCAAACTCAATTCATCTGATTACTACAGGGATGAACCCAATCCGGAATATGAACCATAAAAGAAAATACCAATTAAACCGATCACAGGAATACCAGTTACAGTACCTATTATCCAAAGAGGAATCCTTCCAGTAGTATCGGCCATTTATCCCACTTTCCTCCACATTTGATCACGTAGTCATGCTAGTGACATAAACAGTCATAGATAATTATGAAATTATATCCTTCCGAATGGGATAAGAGAATTCCGAATACGTATACGTATTTATTCCCTTTCTTCTATTAATTGAAGAAATAATTTGAAAATAAAACAGCAAGTACAAAAATGAGTAATAACCCCCAGTAGAGACTGGTACGATTCAATTCTACATTTTGTTCGTTTGGGTTTGATTGTGTCGTAGCTCTATAATTCGGATTAGGTTTATCGTTGGATGAACTGCATTGCTGATATTGATCCCAAAAAAGAAACAGTGGGTACTGCTAGTCCGTGAACAGCCAACCATCGTACTGTAAAAATTGGATAGGTCCTATCTATGGTCATTGGAGCCTCCTAAAAAGATCTACTAAATTCATCAAGTTGGTCCAAAGGATCAAAACGGCCAGTTATTAATGGAATTCCTTGTCGGTTCTCCGTAAAATACTCGTTTGGCCGAGGGCTTCCAAAAACATCGTAAGCTAAACCCGTGCTGACAAATAACCAACCCGCAATGAATAGAGAGGGTATAGTAATGCTATGAATAATCCAGTATCGAATACTGGTAATAATATCAGCAAAAGAACGTTCTCCGGTGCTTCCAGACATGTTGAGCTCCACATATTCTTGTACAGTCAAAGGGGGATCGATTCCATAAAAGATGAGAGCAGTAAGTCGAAATTTACTGAGAATCATCCTTGTTAGATCGTCAATATTGTACCCAGGGTGTCTTTCGAGTATACCGAATCAGTATAGCTATCCTTCTTCGGACACAGCAACGAAATTAAAAGATTCGTGCTGAGATCAAGTACTAGATTCTTTCTAACTTGCTTGTTGGTTGTATCAATGCAATGTACTCAATACAAAATTCCGCAAAGTTTAAGAGTCTAATGGATCTTTATAGTATAAGATGAAGGTTCTCCACATGTTATTAATTAACATATATTCAATATTAGCTTCGGATTACAAACCGAAGATCAATTAAATTGTGACTCCGATGGACTGACTTGTATTTGTTTTTGATAATTCATGACATAGATTCTCCTATTTTATTTCTCCAATTCAATTAGATGCCAAATCCGGAAAGAGTGGTTGTGGAAGATGTTTTCTTGTTGTTACCCCCCTTTTTTTGAAGAAAGAGTTGAATTGGTTAGTTATCCAGTAACAAGTAAAAAAGATAGCAGTAATAGATACTTTCTATTTGATGACAGAAAAAAAAGACTCTTTCGTGGTTGATAGAGTTTTATTTTTAAATAAGATATGGAAAGACAAAAAAACTGCGGAACCCGAGTTTGAGGGATGGGATCTCATATCCTTTTTCTTCTGTTGTAGTATAGTAAAGTTCTTCTGTTGTAGTATAGTAAAGGAATGGAATCCACGACTAAATCTAATGATAAAAAAGTGAAAGGGCATTCTAAGGTAACTCGTTTTTTGTTTTAAATAAAAAAAATCGAACAAATTACATACAATAAAAAAAAAAAAGGGCCCGATTTTTCCGATTTTTTTCCATAGAAATTCAAGAATTAAGTTAAACAACAAAGTTCTTTATTATTATTATAATTTTCATTATTTTATTAATATCTTTTTTTAATTCTTTATTTTAGAAATATTTCGAAATAGAACTGAATAAATATTCTATTTTAGAATAGAAAGAAGAAATAGAAATATTCTAGAAATAAAAAAAGAATTTGAAATTCTTTTTGGATTATTTTACTCAACTTACGAGTTGTCCAAAAAACCTGTTGATTTTGAACCACAGGATGGATAGTTGTCATAGGTGATGAATTGATTTCTTACCGATCTCACTCTATTTTTGTTCGTCTATAATGATTGATAAATCCACAATGTATTTCTCAAATGGTATTTTTTTCTTCTTCTCCTATTCGATTGTATTTCCTTGGAAACTTAGGGAAGTGCTTTGTAAACATACGTATAAAAAGAACTTATTTCATTTAGCTTCTTTATGCCCACTATAACTAGTTATTTCGGTTTTCTACTAGCGGCTTTTAGTATAACCTCAGCTCTTTTTATCAGTCTGAGTAAGATACGACTTATTTGATTTTCAAATTGGAATTGAATTAGAGATTTTCTAATACTACTAGATATTCTTGAGTTCTTTATCATGTTAATTTCCAATTCTTGATCATTGAGATTCGTGGTCAATACAGATTAATTAATATTTAGTTTAAGTATAAAGGATATATATTACCTCCCCTTTTCCTTCCCTTTCAAACAAAAAAGAATGATTGAAGTTTTTCTATTTGGAATTGTGTTAGGACTAATCCCTATTACTTTGGCTGGATTATTCCTAACTGCATATTTACAATACCGACGTGGTGATCAATTGGACCTTTGATTAATTAACATCTCGTTTGTTTAGTGATGTTTATTGACCTCCTATTTCTTTTCTTTGTTTTAACCACAATCCCCAGGAGGTCAAATTCAGCCTTTAAACTACTGTTTAATTATTTCATTGTCATTCTCAATATAACAAGAATGGAATCACGCTCTGTAGGATTTGAACCTACGACATCGGGTTTTGGAGACCCACGTTCTACCGAACTGAACTAAGAGCGCTTATTATTTCTTTTTTTTTTTTTTAATAACATAATAATATTAATAAAATATTATTAAATTTTAAGTGACCCCAATACATCTTGCTTGCATATACCATATACTATATATAAATATTGATATATGTATCTCCAATTTGAATCGGTCTCAATTGATCCCTTGTTACTTCTCCTACGATAAGTATTAGTTCGAGATAGGGATGACAGGATTTGAACCCGTGACATTTTGTACCCAAAACAAACGCGCTACCAAGCTGCGCTACATCCCTTTCAATTGGTTTCCTGTGTCATTGTAAAGAATCTTTGTCTTGTTTTCCACATTTTCTCCGTTGTATATATATATATATTATAATATATAATAATATAATTAAGAATATAAAAATTCTTATATTCTAATCAGAAAAATTCTAATAATCAAAGATTCTTAAGTTAATAAATAATTTAAATAATAATAAATAGGAGATTTCCCTAACATGGAAATATATTTCATTTTTATGGAATGTTCGGGCAGAAATAGACCCCTTTTTATTAGAAAACAAAAAAGCTATCGAATGAATCGTTGTACATTTCAAATTTGAATTAAGAATTCGGCAGAAAATCCAAGTGGTTATTAACAAAATAACTATTTTTTGATAGTCCTATATAAAATTATATATTAGAAATTTAAATAAAGAAAAAGGGAGGATTAAAAATGCGAGATCTTAAAACATATCTCTCCGTGGCACCAGTGGTAAGTACTCTATGGTTCGGAGCTTTAGCGGGTCTATTGATCGAAATCAATCGTTTTTTTCCGGATGCATTGATATTCCCCTTTTTTTAATTATAGTTACTGTCGCAGGAAGCGGTGAAGAGGATTCGAAATCAAAAAAATATCGAGAATTCCTCCTATTTTTTTTTTAGAATTCGAATCGAATAGAATAAGTTAGAAAAGACAAAGAATAAAAGAAAAGGTGGATTTGTCCTTCGCGAAACTCGAAATCTGGTACAGGCTTCAATGGAATTGAATGAATAATTCAATTCCATTCTTAATATAATATTAAGAGAGTAAGACCGGAAATGGAAATAGAATAGTTAGGTTGGGGGCAACAATATCATTTAAGATACTTAAATGAAAACCAAAATACTGTACTGCGATTCGAAAAATTGTTTGAAATCCTTGTTTTGTTTGTATTACCTCAATTTTCCGGTAATATATTAATTGAAACAAAATTGGATTTAGAATTATCAACTTTTACTTCTTTTTCATTCCTTTCTTCGTCGAATACAAAAATAGATAAGTGAATCCAAAATCAAAAGAAAAGGAGGTTCATGGCCAAGGGTAAAGATATCCGAGTAAGGGTTATTTTGGAATGTACCTGTTGTGCTCAAAAGAGTGTTAATAAGGAATCAACGGGTATTTCCAGATATATTACTCAAAAGAATCGACACAATACGCCCAGTCGATTAGAATTAAGAAAATTCTGTTCTTGTTGTTGCAAACATACGATTCATGCAGAGATAAAGAAATAGAAAGCAGAGATAAAGAAATAGAAAAAAGGATTGTTTGTGTGTCACCTTGCCAAACAAAGAATATGAAGAATTATACATATTCTAATATTTATATAGATGCATTTTCTAATTTATATAAAATATAATTTAGATTATATATAACATAATAGATAAAAAAAATTTCATTGTATAAGTATACATAAAAAAACCCTTTTGTTAAGAAATAGAATTCTCGGGATAGGAATAAACAAATCATGGATAAATCTAAGCGACTCTTTCTTAAACCCAAACGATCTTTTCGTAGGCGTTTGCCCCCGATCCAATCGGGGGATCGAATTGATTATAAAAACATGAGTTTAATTAGTCGATTTATTAGTGAACAAGGAAAAATATTATCTAGACGGGTAAATAGATTGACCTTAAAACAACAACGATTAATTACGATTGCTATAAAACAAGCTCGTATTTTATCTTCGTTACCCTTTCTTAATAATGAAAAAAAGATTCTTAATAATGAAAAAAAATTTGAAAAAATTGAGTCAACCACTAGAACTACTACTACCGGTTAAAAAAAGATTAGAGTTATTGTTCAAGTGAATTCAAATTGGAATTGAAACACAAATCAAATGTGGATTGATGTTTTGTTCGAAAACTAAAACTATGACAATCAAATTTTGATTGTTGTCTTGTAAGAAAAAAGATAATCTATAACGAAGAATCAATCTTTTTTTTATTGAGCCGTGCTTGTTCATTTTGATGACTTTATCATATGAATTCTATTTTATCATACAAATCCCTACTCTACTACCTTCCCGGAGTTCATTCTCCGGGGAATTCTTATTTTATGTTATGATTTCGTTGGCAATCATAAAAAGGCAATTCCCCTTTAAGATACCCATTTGTGCTACTGTTTTACGATTAAGAAGCAATTGCCCCTTGTACATATTATACAATAAATTACTATACCTATTGTATTGTTTTTTTTTATTCTTACCAATTATTGCATTTATTCGATGGATCCACAAACCGCGAAACCCTCTTTTTTTCCTATCTCTATCCCTATTAGCCGAAACCAACGCTTTGATTTTCTGTTGAGTAATAGTTCGAGTAAGTCTTGAATGAGCCCCCCGAAAGCTTGATGTAAATAAACGAATTTTTGTCCTACGTTTCCGAGCTATATATCCTCGTTTAATTCTGGTCATTGAGTAAATGATACTTTGATGAATAACAATTCGATTTTTTTCTTTCAGTTATTCTTTTTTCCTGCCCAGTCTATTAATAACAAAAATGGATTCTTCCAATGTATAAAGTAAGAATTTCAATGGCTTTTGCTACTATAACCTTCCTGACCACCATTTTTTGCTTTTTATTTTAAAGCGTTTAACCTATCCGTGTATTGAATTGAGAAAAAACATAGTAAATAAAATAGAAATAGATAAAGAAATGGTGGGTTCCATCGTTTCTATGATTACTTTTTAAACGGCGAGATCCTCTCTATACACCGGAGCCCCTTCCCGGATCTCATTCATATTATTAACTTGTACAGTTCACACTCTTTGGCTCTACCCATGAAATATCCAGTAAAATAGGTCTTTCACAACGAAATCTAGCTATAAAGTAACGGTATTTAAGTATGCATATTAGCTGGGTAGCTGACCCTCGTAGTCCGTTCTTTCAAAAAGAAAAATAAGAGCATAATTTTTCCGCTATTTATTGAAAATAAAGGATTTCCCCCGCTTAATAGGTAAGCATTTGCTACCAATGGGGAAATTTGTCTCATCTTAAATTGTAAATTGAGGTGATTGGATTTCTACCAACCAAAAAACCATAAATTTGATACACAATAGAAGAATATATATATAGATATCATTTTTTTTATTATCCATTTCTAAATTTTATAGATCTTTTTCAGTTAAGATAGTGAAGGGAAGAGCTCCATTCACTATCTTAACCGATACATCGATACTGGAAAATCTCTTTTCCTTTTTTGTCTTAGTCTATGATCTGAACGAGTCGCACATACACCCTAGTACAGGTTCCTCGGCGCTGAGGACATCCCCGAAGAGCGGGGGATTTTGTGACATTTCGGATTGGCTGTCTTGTGTTTCTAATAAGTTGTTTCATAGTTGGCATGGTGAGTCGTATACATACTGAGTTGGTTTAGATCAATCTTAACCCGATGTTTAAAAATCAGTTAAAAATTAATTAATAGAAATTTTTTATATAAATATTATAAGTTATAAGAAATCCGATAAGGTAATAAGAAGATTAGATGAATAATAAAAAAAAATAGAAAATCGTGCATTTGCGCGGAATCATTGCTGCTAATTCGCAACCGCGACAAGATCAACAATTCCGTGGGCTTGAGCTTCTGCTGCTGACATAAAAGCATCCCTTTCCATGTCTTCGGATATAAGCCATACAGGTTTGCCCGTTCTTTGTACATAAACTCTTGTGATAGTTTCGCGCAGCTTTAGTAGTTCTTCCGCTTCCAGGATAAATTCTCCCGTTTGTGCTTCATAAAAAGAACTAGCGGGTTGATGG includes the following:
- the psbJ gene encoding photosystem II protein J, with amino-acid sequence MADTTGRIPLWIIGTVTGIPVIGLIGIFFYGSYSGLGSSL
- the psbL gene encoding photosystem II protein L codes for the protein MTQSNPNEQNVELNRTSLYWGLLLIFVLAVLFSNYFFN
- the psbF gene encoding photosystem II cytochrome b559 beta subunit; its protein translation is MTIDRTYPIFTVRWLAVHGLAVPTVSFLGSISAMQFIQR
- the psbE gene encoding photosystem II cytochrome b559 alpha subunit, which translates into the protein MSGSTGERSFADIITSIRYWIIHSITIPSLFIAGWLFVSTGLAYDVFGSPRPNEYFTENRQGIPLITGRFDPLDQLDEFSRSF
- the petL gene encoding cytochrome b6/f complex subunit VI, yielding MPTITSYFGFLLAAFSITSALFISLSKIRLI
- the petG gene encoding cytochrome b6/f complex subunit V, which produces MIEVFLFGIVLGLIPITLAGLFLTAYLQYRRGDQLDL
- the psaJ gene encoding photosystem I subunit IX — translated: MRDLKTYLSVAPVVSTLWFGALAGLLIEINRFFPDALIFPFF
- the rpl33 gene encoding ribosomal protein L33, producing MAKGKDIRVRVILECTCCAQKSVNKESTGISRYITQKNRHNTPSRLELRKFCSCCCKHTIHAEIKK
- the rps18 gene encoding ribosomal protein S18, producing MDKSKRLFLKPKRSFRRRLPPIQSGDRIDYKNMSLISRFISEQGKILSRRVNRLTLKQQRLITIAIKQARILSSLPFLNNEKKILNNEKKFEKIESTTRTTTTG
- the rpl20 gene encoding ribosomal protein L20; protein product: MTRIKRGYIARKRRTKIRLFTSSFRGAHSRLTRTITQQKIKALVSANRDRDRKKRGFRGLWIHRINAIIGKNKKKQYNRYSNLLYNMYKGQLLLNRKTVAQMGILKGNCLFMIANEIIT